In the Solibacillus sp. FSL K6-1523 genome, one interval contains:
- a CDS encoding CbrC family protein produces MCKKTLEELELTLPKFKYLENPIKSGIFKIDKKVVCDCCEQEVEVYIESGLYAIASVEYLCPNCISSGKAAKKYDGTFQSDLFNDEQVVDESFVDEILHRTPGYVSWQGNDWFAHCTDYCKFIGYVGWAELVERGIDSEIENFTEMTLEDLKLYLTNDGDLQGYLFQCLECGKYCLYADCA; encoded by the coding sequence ATGTGTAAAAAAACACTTGAAGAATTAGAATTAACATTACCTAAATTTAAGTATTTAGAGAATCCCATTAAATCGGGTATTTTTAAAATTGATAAAAAAGTAGTTTGTGATTGTTGTGAACAAGAAGTGGAAGTTTACATTGAAAGTGGACTATATGCGATTGCATCTGTCGAGTATCTTTGCCCAAATTGTATAAGTAGTGGGAAAGCAGCGAAAAAGTATGATGGTACATTTCAATCCGATTTATTTAATGATGAGCAAGTAGTAGATGAGTCATTTGTAGATGAAATTTTACATCGAACACCAGGTTATGTGAGCTGGCAAGGGAATGACTGGTTTGCACATTGTACGGATTATTGTAAGTTTATTGGCTATGTAGGTTGGGCGGAGTTAGTTGAAAGAGGGATTGATAGTGAAATAGAAAACTTCACTGAAATGACGTTAGAAGATTTAAAGCTCTATTTAACAAATGACGGTGATTTACAAGGTTATTTATTCCAATGTTTAGAATGCGGGAAATATTGCTTATATGCAGATTGTGCATAA
- a CDS encoding urease subunit gamma, which produces MHLLPREIDKLMIVVAADLARRRKDRGLKLNHPEAVALITYEVMEGARDGKTVAELMEYGASILTQDDVMEGIPAMINDIQVEATFPDGTKLVTVHSPIR; this is translated from the coding sequence ATGCATTTATTGCCGCGAGAAATTGATAAGCTAATGATAGTGGTTGCAGCAGACCTTGCAAGACGCCGGAAAGACAGAGGATTAAAGTTAAACCATCCAGAAGCTGTCGCCCTCATCACATATGAGGTAATGGAAGGGGCAAGGGACGGAAAAACTGTTGCCGAACTAATGGAATATGGAGCTTCTATTTTGACGCAAGATGATGTGATGGAAGGTATACCTGCAATGATTAATGATATTCAGGTTGAAGCTACTTTCCCAGATGGGACGAAATTGGTGACGGTTCATAGCCCAATACGATAA
- a CDS encoding ankyrin repeat domain-containing protein, translating into MFDKKLVTAIKNNDITILENYKSNGWNINEKIRCYEADYTPELPLIFAIDSKATKAVRWFVEHGANLNDKGCPAFVAAVQHLSESDVKYLVEHGAKIHLHNHLKTNAYDAAVHSRQFNKLELVKSFGLSVEKYGGSAFRNVVSKFNKKAVDFFLENQVDINYNEPNMVFPWGPTPLEVAIRYNHSSDLVTHLIEHGADFKKPNKNGERPYTVAVIENKVAIAEHLKSLEPDEYHNLENKLYELRKANMSAEMISFLQSDQLNVKLPENDLHISFIEFLPAINTFSYQIKRKKFIQISKVIDNYSDLLILWHPSKRKLYFYDVEHLELHEIGSFKQFITDPYKAIDNYF; encoded by the coding sequence ATGTTTGATAAGAAACTCGTAACAGCGATAAAAAATAATGATATAACGATTCTAGAAAATTACAAATCAAATGGTTGGAATATTAATGAAAAAATCCGTTGTTATGAAGCAGACTATACTCCTGAATTACCACTAATATTTGCTATTGATAGTAAAGCAACAAAAGCCGTTCGTTGGTTCGTGGAGCATGGGGCAAACTTAAATGACAAAGGTTGCCCTGCATTTGTAGCAGCTGTGCAACATTTAAGTGAATCGGATGTAAAATATTTAGTGGAGCATGGGGCAAAAATTCATTTGCATAATCATCTAAAAACAAATGCTTATGATGCAGCCGTTCATAGTAGGCAATTCAATAAGTTAGAACTCGTCAAATCATTTGGGCTTTCCGTTGAAAAATATGGTGGCTCTGCATTTAGAAACGTTGTATCTAAATTCAATAAAAAGGCAGTTGATTTCTTTCTTGAAAATCAGGTAGATATTAATTACAACGAGCCTAATATGGTTTTTCCGTGGGGACCGACGCCACTTGAAGTAGCCATTAGATATAATCATTCTTCAGATTTAGTGACGCATTTAATAGAGCACGGTGCTGATTTTAAGAAGCCTAATAAAAATGGCGAACGCCCCTATACAGTTGCTGTTATAGAAAATAAAGTAGCAATTGCAGAGCATTTAAAATCGCTAGAGCCTGATGAATATCATAATTTAGAAAATAAATTGTACGAATTAAGAAAGGCCAATATGTCTGCAGAAATGATTTCCTTTCTTCAAAGCGATCAATTAAATGTCAAACTTCCCGAAAATGATCTTCACATTTCATTCATTGAGTTTCTACCAGCAATAAATACTTTTTCATATCAAATAAAGAGGAAAAAGTTTATTCAAATAAGCAAAGTTATAGATAATTATTCCGATTTATTAATTCTTTGGCATCCATCTAAAAGGAAACTGTATTTTTATGATGTCGAACATTTAGAGTTACACGAAATTGGATCATTCAAACAGTTCATTACAGACCCGTACAAAGCAATTGACAATTATTTTTAG
- a CDS encoding DUF6138 family protein, translating into MEYLKSSNFTTHEAVFQQAITEIQTDRCKFIKEYPTTIKLSTGESILADAALQFYLNHQLKMPFSYAESRAFCEKIRQNIGFEPIRYTLQVWIEDNIQKPNFTTEKKNWETTYSLIEGIEPSYIREELLDFVCYVAVCYMKFGADFDSISAERLYNLVEATGSSKVANLRENGSGDLSLNECSYLDIDVDCFANDAFAIIDIKIKNENLNAYENSLDFMNQLLDLDFPRSYQIQFSSSVNECLPIENLPDAPVHHFFANALAYPELHPKIEVYAEKSMRTYSWYTDLEDENCAMPSTFAVLGLGLISSEYWPLVQTYMDTCDDEHSSIQTAFTPEFIKKFGFTYETLPIFISCVLSVQEHEPHTIFEEKMNDKATLELLLSCKNNFVDYLSESQKDAWKDDLDGMIDYVWQNVIYAIWGVCFSKLAEMVIDSAPEELKPLYREILQ; encoded by the coding sequence ATGGAGTACTTAAAATCTTCTAATTTCACTACGCATGAAGCGGTCTTTCAACAAGCCATTACTGAAATTCAAACAGATCGCTGTAAGTTTATTAAGGAGTACCCTACTACAATTAAGTTATCTACGGGGGAAAGTATTTTAGCTGATGCTGCCTTACAATTTTACTTAAATCATCAACTAAAAATGCCATTTAGTTATGCGGAATCAAGAGCTTTTTGTGAAAAAATACGCCAGAATATTGGGTTCGAACCGATTCGTTACACTTTGCAAGTTTGGATAGAAGATAATATTCAAAAGCCCAATTTCACTACAGAAAAGAAAAATTGGGAAACTACATATTCTTTAATAGAAGGAATAGAGCCATCATATATTCGTGAGGAGTTGCTCGATTTTGTTTGCTATGTCGCTGTTTGTTATATGAAGTTTGGCGCTGATTTTGATTCGATTTCAGCCGAGCGACTTTATAACTTGGTGGAAGCAACTGGATCAAGCAAAGTCGCGAATCTTCGAGAAAATGGTTCGGGTGATCTTTCTTTAAACGAGTGTTCTTATCTTGACATTGATGTGGATTGTTTTGCGAATGACGCTTTTGCCATAATTGATATTAAAATTAAGAATGAAAACTTGAATGCCTATGAGAATTCCTTGGATTTTATGAATCAGTTACTCGATTTAGATTTCCCAAGAAGTTATCAAATTCAATTTTCAAGCTCTGTAAATGAATGCTTACCAATTGAAAATTTACCGGATGCGCCTGTTCATCATTTTTTTGCCAATGCACTTGCGTATCCAGAACTGCATCCGAAAATTGAAGTGTACGCTGAAAAATCGATGAGAACCTATTCATGGTATACGGATTTAGAAGATGAAAATTGTGCGATGCCTTCCACATTTGCCGTGTTAGGGCTAGGATTAATTTCCTCAGAATATTGGCCTTTAGTACAAACATATATGGATACTTGTGATGATGAACATTCATCTATCCAAACAGCTTTCACACCAGAATTCATTAAAAAATTTGGTTTTACTTATGAAACACTTCCAATTTTCATAAGTTGCGTGCTTTCTGTTCAAGAACATGAACCACACACGATTTTTGAAGAAAAAATGAATGACAAAGCTACTTTAGAACTGCTGCTGTCATGCAAAAATAATTTTGTGGACTATTTAAGCGAAAGCCAAAAAGATGCGTGGAAAGATGATCTTGACGGTATGATTGATTACGTCTGGCAAAATGTCATTTATGCTATTTGGGGCGTTTGTTTTAGTAAGCTAGCTGAGATGGTAATTGACAGCGCGCCAGAGGAATTAAAGCCACTTTACCGGGAGATATTGCAGTAG
- the ureE gene encoding urease accessory protein UreE — MIIEKIVTNIEQMNSNEIKKRHMEKVYLESAHLMKRIQRVKTDHGNELGIRLKEHKDLVAGDVLYMDEKNMIVVDVLSDDLIVISPRDIKEMGTIAHQLGNRHLPAQFEDNDMLVQYDYLVEELLQQMEIPYKREDRKVKQAFRHIGHSHD; from the coding sequence TTGATAATAGAGAAAATTGTCACAAACATTGAACAAATGAATTCAAATGAAATAAAAAAACGCCATATGGAAAAAGTTTATTTGGAAAGCGCCCATTTAATGAAGCGAATTCAACGTGTTAAAACAGATCACGGTAATGAACTGGGCATTCGCTTAAAAGAGCATAAAGATCTTGTTGCAGGCGATGTTTTATACATGGATGAAAAAAATATGATCGTCGTTGATGTACTTTCAGATGATTTAATTGTAATCAGTCCTAGAGACATTAAGGAAATGGGGACAATCGCTCACCAATTAGGTAACCGCCATCTTCCTGCGCAATTTGAGGACAATGATATGTTAGTTCAGTATGACTATTTAGTTGAAGAATTACTGCAACAAATGGAAATTCCATATAAACGAGAAGATCGAAAAGTGAAACAAGCCTTCCGTCATATAGGCCATAGTCATGACTAA
- a CDS encoding DUF6985 domain-containing protein — translation MEEINSKTIHLEDFDIDEDFLEGEILLNEWNAFFNKENAICLSIMLEENINFEDLLPEHLNGYNYIHQNQTNMLHAILNELLNQYPNMQAQYGYDEDEKNEYMPDVSRIQDFASLLSPLTMYILDVSKDDHPYIGCIFSCTWDDEHAFGAMLYKDRIVEIGGADTAFLSWIAQNDLEKHEQ, via the coding sequence ATGGAAGAAATTAATTCTAAAACAATTCATCTAGAGGATTTTGACATCGATGAGGACTTTTTAGAAGGTGAGATTTTATTAAATGAATGGAATGCTTTTTTTAATAAAGAGAATGCCATCTGTTTATCCATAATGCTTGAAGAAAATATTAATTTTGAAGATTTATTACCTGAACATTTGAATGGTTATAACTATATCCATCAAAATCAAACGAACATGCTGCATGCCATTTTGAATGAACTTCTGAATCAATATCCTAACATGCAAGCGCAATACGGCTATGACGAAGATGAAAAAAACGAATATATGCCCGATGTTTCACGTATTCAAGATTTCGCATCCTTACTTTCACCATTAACAATGTATATTTTGGATGTATCAAAAGATGACCACCCATATATCGGTTGTATCTTTTCTTGTACATGGGATGACGAACATGCTTTTGGCGCCATGCTTTACAAAGACCGCATTGTTGAAATCGGTGGAGCAGACACAGCTTTTTTATCGTGGATAGCACAAAATGATTTAGAAAAACACGAACAATAA
- a CDS encoding ASCH domain-containing protein codes for MGNVIVHQMGLYGEYFNAIKEGKKTVEVRLNDEKRRAIKIGDTIEFIKVPEQNEALQVHVINLRKYDTFEEMYENILFQDFDCEGWSMKEMVEGTYEIYTPEQEKRWGALAITIKYLK; via the coding sequence TTGGGGAATGTAATCGTACATCAAATGGGGCTATACGGAGAATATTTTAACGCAATTAAAGAAGGCAAAAAGACGGTTGAGGTACGTTTAAACGATGAGAAGAGGAGAGCAATTAAAATAGGGGATACAATTGAATTCATAAAAGTACCTGAACAAAATGAAGCATTACAAGTACACGTTATAAATTTGAGGAAGTACGATACATTTGAAGAGATGTATGAAAATATTCTGTTTCAAGATTTTGATTGTGAAGGTTGGTCTATGAAGGAAATGGTAGAAGGAACCTATGAAATTTATACACCTGAACAAGAAAAACGATGGGGCGCATTGGCGATTACAATAAAGTACTTAAAATAA
- a CDS encoding DUF2165 family protein, producing the protein MNTIALRLLKIVVLLLAGLFGLFVFAGNLMDYNSNYEFVHHVLSMDTTFEGNALMWRAIESSTLYTIAYWGLIIAEGTFSLLAFIGVYHMLKNIRATGSQFNRAKSFGFYAFMLGFAIWYLGFIVIGSEWFAMWQSQIWNGKETAMDITIVWIGFAILLALKDEDLT; encoded by the coding sequence ATGAATACGATTGCGTTGAGATTGTTAAAAATAGTTGTACTATTACTTGCGGGGCTCTTTGGGCTATTTGTATTCGCGGGAAATTTAATGGATTATAATTCAAATTATGAATTTGTGCATCATGTACTATCAATGGATACAACTTTTGAAGGAAATGCCTTAATGTGGCGTGCGATTGAAAGCTCGACTCTATATACGATTGCCTATTGGGGATTAATTATAGCAGAGGGGACTTTTAGTTTACTTGCTTTCATCGGTGTATATCATATGTTAAAAAATATTCGAGCAACGGGAAGTCAATTTAACCGAGCTAAATCATTTGGATTTTATGCATTTATGCTTGGCTTTGCGATTTGGTATTTAGGCTTTATCGTAATTGGTAGCGAATGGTTTGCAATGTGGCAATCTCAAATTTGGAATGGCAAAGAGACGGCAATGGATATTACGATTGTGTGGATTGGATTTGCTATCTTATTGGCATTAAAGGATGAAGATTTAACTTGA
- a CDS encoding RidA family protein gives MMSVKSPIPQGKYVPAKRVGNLIFTAGMTPRENGVLIQSGKIKSDFEIEHVKPAIRLAAMNTLSASEKLLNENEKIESVISMTVYINTEGDFELHSSIADIASEYYVELLGEAGIGSRAAIGVASLPGNAPIEIQLVVSVTEVKTIE, from the coding sequence ATGATGAGTGTAAAAAGTCCAATTCCTCAAGGTAAGTACGTACCTGCAAAAAGAGTAGGGAATCTTATTTTTACTGCAGGTATGACGCCACGTGAAAATGGTGTACTAATTCAATCAGGAAAGATTAAATCTGATTTTGAAATAGAACATGTCAAACCGGCAATAAGATTAGCTGCTATGAACACATTAAGTGCTTCTGAAAAGCTTTTAAATGAAAATGAAAAAATTGAAAGTGTTATCTCAATGACGGTTTATATTAATACAGAAGGTGACTTTGAGCTGCATTCTAGTATTGCTGATATTGCATCGGAATATTATGTTGAACTTTTAGGCGAGGCAGGAATAGGAAGTAGAGCGGCTATTGGAGTAGCTAGCTTACCTGGAAATGCGCCAATCGAAATACAATTAGTAGTGAGTGTGACTGAGGTGAAAACTATTGAGTAA
- a CDS encoding RNA polymerase sigma factor has translation MQQLVWSPERNIERVVDTYGNMLFRLCLVILCNEQDAEDVVQDTFIKYLTKSPIFNDYEHEKAWLITITTNRCKNMRRYNFIRKHMDISELQLYCQDEENYGLLDDLMKLTDKHKFVLLLYYVEGYKVDEIAKILSITSSAVKKRLQRGRELIRGRYEEENEYGLR, from the coding sequence GTGCAACAATTAGTTTGGTCGCCGGAACGAAATATAGAACGAGTTGTTGATACATATGGAAATATGTTATTTAGACTATGTCTCGTTATTCTGTGTAATGAACAGGATGCAGAGGATGTTGTACAAGACACATTCATAAAATATTTAACGAAATCCCCGATATTTAATGACTATGAACATGAGAAAGCATGGTTAATTACGATTACTACGAACCGCTGTAAAAATATGAGAAGGTATAATTTTATTCGGAAGCATATGGATATTAGTGAATTGCAGCTATATTGTCAGGATGAAGAAAACTATGGTTTGCTTGATGATTTGATGAAATTAACAGATAAACATAAGTTTGTACTATTACTATATTATGTCGAGGGTTACAAAGTAGATGAAATCGCAAAAATTCTTAGCATTACTTCCTCAGCTGTAAAAAAACGATTACAGCGTGGGAGAGAACTGATTCGAGGTCGATATGAAGAGGAGAATGAATATGGACTCAGGTAA
- a CDS encoding dicarboxylate/amino acid:cation symporter: protein MKWWLSRPLYAQIFVGVVAGIILGLIFKENITVIKPIGDIFLALLQFLVVPLTFFCLIAGILKMEDIRSLRQVGVRIGSYFIVTGILATAMGMIVALILNPGKGTTGLLEGAEAVEAVEFSFMNQIVGWFPKNIVQAMAETNMLQIIIASLIIGIALLSLGNKVPGLKKLVNEGSDLMIKITEFIMYLSPIGILALVANMVGTLGTDLLKEVGRFILADYIGLILVLGVVYPLIIKFLAKRNPFVFYKKVSPSLLVAASTTSSNATLPVSMNVARKNLGIPEKVYGFTLPLGATVNMDGMAVSLGVISVFAANLYGLEITFTLMLQFVFLGLVLSIGAAGVKGAGIIMSTILLSTLGLPLTLVPILAAIWPIIDIGHTTTNIAGDLTGTMMVASQLDMVDEAVYEGLIELEDEIEPQPEHEKAINEGYTINKDEEFSI, encoded by the coding sequence ATGAAATGGTGGTTGAGTCGTCCACTCTATGCTCAAATTTTTGTTGGGGTAGTAGCTGGTATAATACTAGGTTTAATTTTTAAAGAGAATATTACTGTAATCAAGCCGATAGGAGATATTTTTCTTGCCCTTTTACAATTTTTAGTTGTTCCTTTAACTTTTTTCTGTTTAATAGCGGGTATTTTAAAAATGGAAGACATTCGCTCATTAAGACAAGTTGGTGTTAGAATTGGATCTTACTTTATCGTAACAGGAATTTTAGCGACAGCAATGGGTATGATTGTAGCGTTAATATTAAATCCAGGTAAAGGGACTACAGGGTTATTAGAAGGTGCTGAAGCGGTCGAAGCAGTCGAATTTAGTTTTATGAATCAAATTGTAGGCTGGTTTCCGAAAAATATTGTACAAGCAATGGCTGAGACGAATATGCTTCAAATTATTATTGCCTCTTTAATTATTGGTATTGCTTTATTATCATTAGGCAATAAGGTACCAGGCCTAAAAAAGTTAGTAAATGAAGGTTCAGACTTAATGATTAAAATCACAGAATTCATTATGTATTTATCGCCAATTGGTATTTTAGCTTTAGTAGCAAATATGGTAGGTACATTAGGAACCGATTTATTAAAAGAGGTAGGAAGATTTATTTTAGCTGACTATATTGGACTAATACTCGTTTTAGGTGTAGTTTACCCGTTAATTATTAAATTTTTAGCGAAAAGAAATCCATTTGTATTTTATAAGAAAGTATCACCTTCGCTATTAGTTGCTGCTAGTACGACATCTAGTAATGCAACATTGCCAGTTTCGATGAACGTAGCTAGAAAAAATCTAGGTATTCCTGAAAAAGTATATGGATTTACATTACCGTTAGGTGCTACTGTTAATATGGATGGCATGGCTGTAAGTTTAGGCGTAATTTCTGTTTTTGCAGCAAATTTATATGGGCTTGAAATCACCTTCACATTAATGTTGCAGTTTGTATTTTTAGGACTAGTGTTATCAATTGGGGCAGCAGGTGTTAAAGGTGCGGGAATCATCATGTCTACTATTTTATTATCTACATTAGGCTTGCCATTAACGCTTGTGCCGATTTTAGCAGCGATTTGGCCAATTATCGATATCGGGCATACGACGACAAATATTGCAGGCGATTTAACTGGTACGATGATGGTAGCTTCCCAGTTAGATATGGTAGATGAAGCTGTATATGAAGGGTTAATTGAATTAGAGGATGAAATCGAACCGCAACCTGAACATGAAAAAGCGATTAATGAGGGTTATACAATTAATAAAGATGAAGAATTTAGTATTTAA
- the ureB gene encoding urease subunit beta: MLPGEYILKEEDIICNEGSVVSTISVTNTGDRPIQVGSHFHFYEVNDALQFDRKEAYGKRLNVPAGAAVRFEPGDEKEIQLIDFAGERRIYGFNNKVDGKLESGDEV; the protein is encoded by the coding sequence GTGTTACCAGGTGAATATATTTTAAAAGAAGAAGACATTATTTGTAACGAGGGTAGTGTTGTTTCTACTATCTCAGTTACAAATACAGGTGACCGCCCAATCCAGGTAGGATCACATTTTCATTTTTATGAAGTAAATGATGCACTCCAATTTGATAGAAAAGAAGCTTACGGTAAGCGTTTAAATGTACCAGCCGGAGCAGCTGTTCGTTTTGAACCAGGAGATGAAAAAGAAATACAGCTAATTGATTTTGCTGGAGAACGTCGTATTTATGGATTCAACAATAAAGTCGACGGTAAATTAGAAAGTGGGGATGAAGTATGA
- a CDS encoding DUF1540 domain-containing protein → MAQEILCEVNNCTHWGTGNKCTAEAIYVVSQKGDSASNSEETDCKTFTPTEH, encoded by the coding sequence ATGGCTCAAGAAATTCTTTGTGAAGTGAATAACTGTACGCATTGGGGTACAGGTAACAAATGCACAGCAGAGGCTATTTATGTTGTTAGTCAAAAAGGAGACTCTGCATCCAATAGCGAAGAAACAGATTGTAAAACATTTACTCCAACAGAGCACTAA
- the ureC gene encoding urease subunit alpha translates to MSFRMSRKQYAEMYGPTTGDSVRLADTELFIQIEKDYTSYGEEVVFGGGKVIRDGMGQHPLATREDGVPDTVITNVIILDYTGICKADLALRDGKIFGIGKGGNPLITDNVDFIIGTSTEIIAGEGLIVTAGAIDTHVHFINPEQVQVALTAGTTTLIGGGTGPAAGSKATTVTPGEWNIHRMLEAAEGLPINIGFTGKGHAASVEPLIEQVKAGVIGLKVHEDWGATGSSLDYALQVADEYDIQVALHADTLNESGFMENTMAAVKDRVLHMYHTEGAGGGHAPDLIKSAGYSNILPSSTNPTLPYTVNTIDEHLDMVMVCHHLNPSVPEDIAFADSRIRRETIAAEDILHDMGVFSMVSSDSQAMGRVGEVTLRTWQVADKMKKQRGPLEGDSQYADNNRAKRYVAKYTINPAITHGISKYVGSIEVGKMADLVLWNPKFFGVKPEMVLKNGLAVTGLMGDGNASIPTPQPYIYRPMYAQFGKALAKSSVTFISQAAYDAGVHEKLGLQKTVLPVGGIRTLTKKDMKLNAETPNITVDPQTYEVKVNGELLTCDPVDTVPMGQRYFLF, encoded by the coding sequence ATGAGTTTTAGAATGTCCCGAAAGCAATACGCTGAAATGTACGGACCAACAACAGGTGACTCTGTCCGCCTTGCAGATACAGAGTTATTTATTCAAATAGAAAAAGATTACACTTCATATGGAGAAGAGGTAGTCTTTGGTGGCGGGAAAGTTATTCGTGATGGTATGGGGCAACATCCACTTGCAACACGTGAAGATGGTGTACCTGATACAGTTATAACAAACGTCATTATTTTAGATTATACAGGCATTTGTAAAGCCGATTTAGCCCTTCGCGATGGCAAGATTTTTGGCATTGGTAAAGGCGGTAATCCATTAATTACAGATAATGTAGATTTCATTATTGGTACATCAACAGAAATCATTGCTGGTGAAGGCCTAATTGTAACTGCTGGAGCAATCGATACACATGTTCACTTTATTAATCCAGAACAAGTACAAGTAGCACTAACAGCTGGTACAACAACATTAATCGGTGGTGGAACAGGTCCTGCAGCAGGTTCTAAGGCTACTACTGTTACACCGGGTGAGTGGAATATTCACCGCATGTTAGAAGCGGCTGAAGGTCTTCCGATTAATATTGGTTTTACAGGTAAAGGACATGCCGCATCTGTTGAACCTTTAATCGAGCAAGTAAAAGCAGGTGTCATCGGTTTAAAAGTCCATGAAGATTGGGGAGCTACTGGTTCATCTCTTGACTATGCATTACAAGTTGCAGATGAATACGATATTCAGGTGGCATTACACGCAGATACATTAAATGAAAGCGGCTTTATGGAAAATACGATGGCAGCAGTAAAAGATCGCGTTCTTCATATGTACCATACTGAAGGAGCGGGCGGAGGACATGCACCTGATCTAATCAAATCAGCGGGTTACTCGAACATTTTACCATCATCAACGAATCCAACGCTTCCTTATACAGTAAATACAATTGATGAACACCTTGATATGGTTATGGTTTGCCATCATTTAAATCCTTCTGTACCGGAAGACATCGCTTTTGCTGATTCTCGAATTAGAAGAGAAACAATTGCTGCGGAAGATATCCTTCATGACATGGGTGTATTTAGTATGGTGAGCTCCGATTCCCAAGCAATGGGTCGTGTAGGGGAAGTCACGTTACGCACATGGCAAGTTGCCGATAAAATGAAGAAACAAAGAGGGCCATTAGAAGGGGATAGTCAATATGCTGACAACAACCGAGCTAAGCGCTATGTTGCTAAATACACGATTAACCCAGCTATTACGCACGGTATTTCGAAATATGTAGGCTCTATTGAAGTTGGAAAAATGGCCGATTTAGTTCTTTGGAATCCGAAGTTCTTCGGTGTGAAGCCAGAAATGGTCCTAAAAAATGGTCTTGCAGTTACTGGGTTGATGGGTGATGGCAATGCATCTATCCCAACACCACAGCCTTATATTTATCGTCCAATGTACGCTCAATTTGGGAAAGCATTGGCGAAAAGTTCTGTTACATTCATTTCTCAAGCAGCATATGATGCAGGTGTCCATGAAAAATTGGGACTTCAAAAGACAGTTTTACCAGTTGGTGGCATTCGAACACTTACGAAAAAAGATATGAAATTAAATGCTGAAACGCCTAATATTACGGTTGATCCGCAAACATACGAAGTAAAAGTAAATGGAGAGTTGCTGACATGTGACCCGGTTGATACGGTACCTATGGGGCAGCGTTACTTCCTATTCTGA
- a CDS encoding urease accessory protein UreF, translated as MTNNILSLFQLCDSNLPTGAFSHSFGLESYIQEDKVHDQESFFQWLKVYLHEQLIYTDGLASRLVYEALTEGDIEQIWHLDRLLTVQNLPRETREGTQMIGDRMLKLTESLYELPILTQYRAEIKKKNAFGHPAIVFTIVAHGLAVEKQDTIRYYLYSSISSQIQNAVRAIPLGQTAGQKITHNFIPELNAAVDKIMQLSKEDFGIVSPGIELSQMQHERVNIRIFMS; from the coding sequence ATGACTAATAACATTCTCTCTTTGTTTCAACTATGCGACTCGAACCTTCCTACAGGCGCTTTCAGCCATTCTTTTGGCTTGGAGAGCTATATACAGGAAGATAAAGTACATGATCAAGAGTCATTTTTTCAATGGCTTAAAGTTTATTTACATGAGCAGCTCATCTATACAGATGGGCTAGCTTCTCGCCTTGTTTATGAAGCACTTACGGAAGGCGATATTGAACAAATATGGCACTTGGATCGCTTATTAACGGTCCAAAACTTGCCGCGAGAGACGCGAGAAGGGACTCAAATGATTGGTGATCGTATGTTAAAACTTACTGAATCACTATACGAGCTACCGATTCTCACGCAATACAGAGCGGAAATTAAGAAAAAGAATGCATTTGGTCATCCAGCTATCGTATTTACAATAGTAGCTCATGGGCTTGCGGTAGAAAAACAGGATACAATCCGCTACTATTTGTATTCTTCTATTTCTAGTCAAATTCAAAATGCAGTTCGTGCGATTCCTCTTGGACAAACAGCTGGACAAAAAATTACGCATAATTTCATACCAGAATTAAACGCGGCAGTAGACAAAATTATGCAACTATCGAAAGAGGATTTCGGTATTGTATCACCAGGAATTGAGCTGTCACAAATGCAACATGAACGTGTAAATATTCGAATATTTATGTCGTAA